The DNA sequence ATGCAAACTCTCCACCCTTGTGAatcctttattttatttaaatggttGCTTATGTTAAAACATTTGTTGTAAATATGTAGGTTATAAATCTGTTATGTTTAATTCTGTGTCTTTGTataataatacacacacacacacacacacacacacacacacacgcacatatatGACAAAAGCCATGTTTGGTTGTTTTTATAGATTAGAGATTTAGTGAGGCCTGGAATTAATAGTATTtaacaacagtaaataatactaattttgacaaaaaaaaactatatccccccatattatttttacagaaacCAATTAACCCCTGCTCAAATAACCTCAGTATTTTAATGTGATCTTTACTGTGATAATGATATTTTAAGAATGTGATTATTTCTATCATCCTACAGCTCTTATAAGCATCTTAATGTTAAAGAGCATTAAAACAGAAATCTTGTCACCCCATTTTATGTGATCTTTTGTCTTCATTCATAGGATTGGGATGAAATAACTGTTCTGGCTAAATGGGATACAGTTACGACctaaatcctgtgaaatgttggacttggggtaggattaggatgaaaatgACTTTGACAAGATTTTGGCTGTAGCTAAATCCCTTTTAGCCACAACCCTTCACTACAATCAGATCGTTGGACTTGGGGGCAATACAATGTGAAGTTTAGTATGATTTGAGgtaggggtgggcattcctggtcctgcaAAGTTTCGCTTTAAGCCTAATCAATCACACTTAACAAGCGGATGACGTCAAGATACCGCGAGAGCGAATTgagaaatcatacggagaaATCTATTttggaatcgctctcgcgataGTTTGATGTCAACCGCTTGTCAATTCTTGCGGCGAcgcgttaaaggaatagtctactcattttcaatattcaaatatgttattaccttaactaagaactgttgatacatccctctatcatctgtgtgcgtgcacgtaagcgctggagcgcgctgcgacgcttcgatagcatttagcttagccccattcattcaatggtaccatttagagataaagttagaagtgaccaaacacatcaacgtttttcctatttaagacgagtagttatacgagcaagtttggtggtacaaaataaaacgtagcgcttttctaagcggatttaaaagaggaactatattttatggcgtaatagcacttttgggagtacttcgactcgcctgaaaagtccgctccccttctcactctcataatgggagagggagggtgttactgcgcagagtcgaagtactcccaaaagttctattacgccataaaatatagttcctctgttaaatccgcttagaaaagcgctacgttttattttgtaccaccaaacttgctcgtataactactcgtcttaaataggaaaaacgttgatgtgtttggtcacttctaactttatctctaaatggtacaattgaatgaatggggctaagctaaatgctatcgaagcgtcgcagcgcgctccagcgcttacgtgcacgcacacagatgatagagggatgtatcaacagttcttagttaaggtaataacatattttaaaggaacacaaggcagcatttttatgttaataaatcatcttcgtaagtcggtatatggttaaatgactcattacatgacgaatgaagaccctctcgcccgcccctaccgtctgtaggaagaatatcCCACTTGCAAGGTCGCTGTATctgacccggtgtccttcagtctcgtaaagtctcagatatagaaagcatttactcccagacactagggggagctagtagagaaataatactcagacttgccttgtcaaggatacttccttggcaggactagtccttacaagtcacttccttcagaggctaggcgaggctccttttaagcattcggagaacacgttcaatggaacaggctagcaagtgcacgtcattacgtcattgcgtgattgaaaggtgtgctttcggtgcagcgcataggattgtgggtgatttcctgtatatgggatatttctcgaacgaaggactcagtccttggctgaaatttcgaggatccttgacattggaacagtccttcgacggacgtcgatgacgtagcatcctcgaaattttggcttccgaggatccttccttgacattgagaaacggctaatgATTCAAGAAATCATATTTCGTCTCGCGATAcgtcttgcggcgccgcatgaagtcgaacaagcctgttagctggcgactgacgtattcctgtgggcggagtttagtaaaaaaacaccgttctactgacgtcattaaagcaggaagtagagagctgtagtccaaactggccgttcactgtaggctttgaaaggcgaattctgttaaagaaaataaatcgcctggcagtgaactttgagctttatcattttacaggtattatttatgctattatagcaacattacacactaactagggtttgaAAAATTAAGggctgggtcaaaaagggacgtgTCCAGCCCCTTGGGTTAAAattttaacctatgctgggctGTTTGAACCCATTGTtgagtcaaatataaacattttctgggttaataattaacccaacggctggctTTGTTCGTTTTTGACTCAAAGCTGGGTttgaaataacccagcactttttttagagtgtacttcATACGAAgggtttcctcttttttttttgtttattacaaTTATTTCTTATCATTGCTATGTTTAAGCAACGCATCCATACTGCTTCAGTTTTAACAAGCCTTTTATAATTGAACTAAAGGCCgaacaaaacatttttcataCAAAACTGAAATCTCAAGTCATTCTTTATGTGTAAAAAGGAAAACCCACACTTTACAAAACCAAATGCTTCCCATCATCACATACATATTCATTCACTCCAACAAAACGCTGTAAACACGGTGAgagaaaatattagaaaatcaGACATTAAGGCTGTTTCCTCTCACACAAAATATTGTACACTGTATACATTTACTTTGACATGCTACAGCAAAATGAATATAACCGTTTCGTCTTTTtgctaataaaacaaaaacattgacATATGCCCAGATAACATCATGAGTGGCTTTTAAGAAAGTGTCTAATGAATTCCTGATACAGGactgaaaaacaaacaactgaTAGTACAGTTCAACTTAAATTCACAGTATTACACAGACTAAAATAAAACTGGATTCAATAAAACTAAACGttgacaattaaaacaaattaaaaacaaaaaaagatgcaataAACTTGCATACTAGATAGGTTTGATTTGTGAATTTCCAAAAGGGAGAATATTACAGTGAGATGCTAAAAAGATgtacgagagagagagagcaaaagcAAATATATGTCCTCAAGTGTGTCCAGGTTAACTGTAATGTAAGTGCACATGTAGCAATAGCAAAGTCTGCTCTTTTGAGACGGTTCTCTCGACCCATTTGTGAAAATGGTGACATCATAACTCGAAGCCAAAAGACGAGCAGTCTTTCTCCGTGGATGCAGCATATAAACGTTCGTTTCTTTCCCGGGTTTGGTTCCTTAAAGGGAGAACACATCTCATCTTCACAAAGTGAGAAAATCCTGAGTCTATGTCTGAGCAGCAATTCTGATGTTAAGCTCCAGGCTTTTGTTTTAATCgcatatattaattttatatagaATTTTCTCATGATCAAAGTTCATATCTGTACAGTATACTAAAAAAAGTCCATAgccttaaaaagaaaaaaagacattttaaaatgtattttgtggtaaaaatacagtatgttttaaatgttaagCACCATGTCAGGAACTCTGTAACTGTAGATATTGtctttcacatgcttgtaaGGGTGGTTTCAGATTCTTGAAAGAAATAGAGGATAGAAGTTGATTAGCAATGAGATTACATAgtaaaattaaagggatagttcacccaaaaacgaaaattctttcatgattttttaaaacaaatcgTTCATGagtcccattcacttccattccTATTCTTTTTTTACTatggaaatgaatggggctcataattggtttgattacaaacattcctcaaaatatcttccttcgtgttaatcagaacaaaaaactttatgcaggtttgtaacaacatgatttttgggtgaactatccctttaatgcttaTACATTTCTGACAATATTTCTTACCTTAGGTATGAGAGAGAAATCAATTTCACTTCAGTGAGAATTTGTGACTTCCTGTGAAAAAACCAAGGatagacaaaataaaagtccacaTTTCTATCAAATGAAGTCAAGGACTGATGTTTTACGTAACACTCTGGGGTAGGGCTGTGGATGAGAAATCGTGATACACACTAATAACACATGATATCGAGTAAAAGAAGTGAAATTATGCACAGCTCTTTTATGTACTACAGCTCTTTGCTCAGTAGGAAATACTTATCGATCTAAAGTCACGgaggagtcgtttataacatggattttaaaaagcaacaccAGTCAAACAGAAcagttataattattattttttatcatgaAAAAGTTGCATCGACCCACCCCTAGTAAATAGTATTTCTTCTGCAGCGTATATTAAGTTTCTGCACGACAGCGCCTTCTGTCTTTTCGATGTAGCAGCGTTAAGAAGCATAATTGGGCGATTTATTGTCCCAGCCCTACACTTATAGATTCATGAACTGAATACATGGCATCCTTAAcaccaaatgttttaaagaggTGTTTGTTATTGACATTTCATTTAACAGACACCTATGCTAAATTACTTGACAAGTAGGAACATTACAAGCTATTTGCCAAACAAGTTACAATATCTGTAGTATCAGCTAGAGCTTACCAAACTTTTCATTTGGTACAATCCATCCaccaacatttattttttattgcaaacataatgaaacagatttttccttttttttataatatagaagtttttattgtcattttattaGCGAAATATTAGTTTATTGCATATATCAAAATTCCTTATGGTATAGCATAGCAAAATCATTAGCATAGCCTGTCATTAGTTAGACCGTTTTTCACCTCTAAAGCAAAGTCACTTTGTGCGACCCACCTTAAgaattatgtttttctattaataagataataacaCTTGACTTTAGCTGTGCGGCTTCATGACGTAACATTCGAGAAAATGTAGAAAGTCCACTTACTTTAACATCTGCAAGGATTCTATGGTAGACATCATCAACATCTCCATTTCTATTCGAGTGTGTCTTTGTGCAGTTGACAGTggtatcatgtttgtgtttcGAATCCTTCTCCAACTCAGTGTGACAGAGGTCAGGTTCACTTCCACTGTAACAGTTCAAGCCATTTGCTGGAAACCACAAAACATATTATTCTTATACATTAGCATATTCATGCAATTTAAAGATACCTAAATGTTTTAACATCttaagcattcacataatttgtctagtaaatttATCTTACAATAGGTAGCTTGTAcataacaaagcattcacataactcgtctgggtaatatactaatgccgcaatagttagcctgtctgaaACCAAGCATATATtaaaacacaatactgtgtgacacttgcattacatgcaaacagcccctacgctaataggattttgtttctttcTCCCCGTCTCGTCCTCGAACCCgaggacattgagacaaacagacccagctCCGGCTGCCGTGGAGGtcaacacaccactgatctactggccgtccttcaacgtgatgcccagccaatgcctgaccaacgaccaccaaCAGAACCCGTTAAATCTCCTTATTTGTTTACATCCTCCTTTTTTCTCCTAGGGAGGTTTCAACCCCGGGGAGTCAGCCGACAATGGCTTAACTAAGCACCCTCTTGTATACgagacattattaatacgctcgcttgtaaagtttattcatagccgctgtattttgctacgtatattgtctgtcgatttttctatgtttcccctgcttcttttaatgtaaagctgtttgaaacaattacaaattgtgaaaagcgcaatataaataaaattgaattgaactgtAAAATTCTTCTAGTAGCTCGGGGTTACTGAACTTTGTTCGCCCATGTCAATTCTTTATGCTGATAGAAATGAAATACCTTTGTGTCCATTGAGCTTTTGCTGGTCCTCCTTATGATGGTCTCCTCGGTTGACATTGTGATGAGATTCAGAGCTGTGATGGCGACTTTCTCCACCGTTTCTCGATCTAGACTCATGTTCGTCCCGTCTGTGATTGGCATCTTTTTCCGTATGATGCTTCTCCTCATCCCACCtccttctctttttcttttttttcttcctCCTATGTCTCCTGGAGCTGCTGTCCTCATTCGTCTCTGATGTGTCTTTCTCTGTGCGTCTACATTGGAAGGTCACAATGGTCAGTTAAGGTGCTGGCAACATCTTGTCACACACATGCATCTACttccaaaaaatgctgggttgtttcaaccaaaGGCTGGGGAAAAATGGACAACACACTTTGCGACAATGCCTGCTATTCTTTTACAAAAAATCCTCACCTGTGtttgtctttgtttttcttcttctttttggCTTTCTTAACCCGGCACTCAGAGCTTGCCCTTGTGTCTGCCGACAGGCTGCGTTTCCTCTTGTGATGTCCAGACAGTGGGCTGACAGAACGTGGAGATGAAGGTCTGGTTCTTGAGTTGTTCTCGCTGACCGTATGGATCGCCCGTCCCCGGTCACCACCATCCGTCCCACGATGGGAGTTGCTAGAAAACCCATCCTTGTTGTGATGTCCAGAAGAACGATAAGCATCATATCCGCTTGCATATCTCCCATCTCTGGTTCGATCCCGCTCCTCCCTGATTCTTCTTTGAGAGTGTGGGTGCTCCCGATAGTGATGCGTGTACCTGTCCCAGCGTCGATCCCCTTCACGATCTCTGTAATGGCGTTCTCTGCTGGTAGAGCGCTCCCTGATAGGACGATACTCTCGTTCATGTCGATGGCTGTGTCCATAGCGGTTCCTGTTTCTATCGTCATATTCCCGATGATGCCTGTACCTATCCCTGTCTTTCAGGGTGGAGGAAAAGTGTGGACGCTCTACAATCCTGTTCCGGTCTTCAATTGGTCTTCTTCCCTCACTAGATCCAAATTGCGGGGATTTTGACTCTTTAACTTCACCTTCTGTGCAAGTGAGCGTCTCCTTTAACCTAAGTGGACTTGTGTGACCATCACCTACATGAAGGCTATGGTTCACCTGAACCGCTGGGTGGGTAGCATGGGTCTGATTCGACTCGATCTTTGAGGCTGCCTCGACATGCACATCATTGTCTGTCTTAGAGACCAAAGAGGCATTTGATGGATTTGCAGACTGCATTTGCGTAGAAGAGTGAGCTAAAGAATCGGAGGAAAGTTTTTCTCTTTTGCTTGGGGGTGAGGAACATTGGTGAAGGTCCGTACTTGGTGGTTTGGAGctgatgaataaaaaaacagcaaTTTTTATTAAATCAGAATAAGTTTTTTGGTTTGTAGTTGAAACACATTGCAAAACTGTGGCTTTTAACAATCTTACCATGACTCGCCGTTTCCAGGTTTCAAGTCGAACTGTAAGTCCGAATTATTGGATGGATTAGTTATTTGAGAGGAAGTGTGTGAAGTACCGGTTACCTGAAAAATccaaacaaaaacagaaattaTACAAATATAGGGGAGAAGCAGCACCTTTTTTGATgctaatatttaaaatgttctaCCTCATCAGTATGATTAAAACCATTAGCTTTGGGAATGCCGTTTTGAGATTTATGGGCAGATCCTGAACCATTTTCACATCCATGCAATTCTGGAAAGCCATTGGATCCATTTGTCTTTGAGGTATGCTGAGGCAGTGAGCTGGAATTGTGGGCTTGGACATCATCCTTTACTCCATTTCCATTGGTTATCTTGGGAGGCCTAGGTGTTCCGTTCTCCAAGGTTCCAGCCTCTTGATCGGATTCTTCAGAGGATTCCTGACCATAAGGAACCAGGAAAGCAGCTCCAGTGTGAGTTCCGTTGACCTGCTTGGTCTGTGGGAAGCCTGAGGTAGTCTTCAAAGTATTAGTGGATGTGGACTGAGAAAGTGAGGACGCGGAGCAATTAGCACTTGATTGGGTCTGGGTGGGTCTCACAGGCTTGCCCTGACCAATGTAAAACGTCAACTTCGGCCTCTTAGAGGAGTCAGGAATTCCCATGGGTCGAACAATTTGGTTGGATTGAGATGTGGAAGAGGATGACGAAGACGCAGAAGAGGACGAATGAGATGGACCAGAACCTACTTTGGTCACACCACCAAAGTTTCTGTTGGGCTTTGAACCACTATGGTAGTCCTTTGAAGAACCATGTCCATTGATATATGATGAGTTCTGAAAAGTAGACAAAGAGTAACCAGATGAAGACTCCTACAATGATTTCTGCTGTTAAAGCTTATTTAATGATTCTCTCAGGGCTGGGCAATATATTGAATATAACATATTACCAAGATTATTGTGGCTAGGATATAAAATTCTAGAACATGTGAATACCGAATACATATATGTTTGttaacttaaaggattagtcaattttctttaaaaagaaaaaagaaaaaatccagataatttactcaccaccatgtcatccaaaatgttgatgtctttctttgttcagttgagaagaaattatgttttttgaggaaaacattccaggatttttctcattttaatgaactttaatggaccccaacacccaACAGTTCCAATGCAGTTCAAAAGCGCAGCTCCAGCAGagctttaaaggactctaaatgatcacaaacgaggcataagggtcttatctagcgaaacgattgtcatttttgacaagaaaatttaaatatatgcacttttaaaccacatcttctcttcttcctctggcTGTGTGATGAGCCTGCGCGATCTCATGTAACTGCGTAATGacgtcacgtgttacatatataaaacgcacatttgcggaccattttaaacaataaacggacacaaagacattaattagtatcactCCACATACAACATCTGAGCGGtgctctttctccacacttgtaaacactggagcatGGTTTCGATACGTCCTCAgcgacctcttgacgtgatgacgtattacgtgaggtcgaggtggcgcgtcacaggaccagaggaagatgagaagttgtagtttaaaagtgcatattttttatttttctagccaaaaatgacaatcgtttcgctagataagacccttatgcctcgtttgtgatcatttagagtcctttaaagctccgttgaaactgcaattttaaactgcattaaaactgttaagtgttggggtccatcaaagcgagaaaaatcctggaatgttttcctcaaaaaacacaacttcttctcgaccgaacaaagaaagacatcaacattttggatgacatggtggtaagtaaattatctggatttttttaagaaaatggccTAATCCTTTAAAGTAATAATTTACTAAAGGAATTGATTCTACTCTAgatcaaaaatattaagaaaaacatCAAGATTTAAATATTTAGGTGTATCACCCAGAACTAGATCCACTGTAATATCTTTAAACGTTGCTCTCTTGCAATACCTTCATCATATGTGGTGGCAACTGAGGGCCAATGAAAGAAGAGGAGGTGTACTGAGGTCCATTCATCTTAAGTGGAATGGATGGCCGCGGAGATGACTGACCTGGTGTATGGTTCACATGACCAAAATCACTTCCGTTCTTCAAATCAGGCgacctgagttacaacagcacATTAATTCACACCCATTTTTTTCCTTTGAAGTCCCCATTCTTGAGAAGTGATTTAATAAATTTACCTGATATAGAACAGCAAGTATGCCTGCTGGTTCAGCACTGCT is a window from the Misgurnus anguillicaudatus chromosome 4, ASM2758022v2, whole genome shotgun sequence genome containing:
- the usp42 gene encoding ubiquitin carboxyl-terminal hydrolase 42, which codes for MMTIVDKPPEKPDLESVRFKHSSSLTPFSTRDMESSSSSWSVGPSGTEISRAKTACMAPTIGVTVNGNNNTAQVERPREQVVTTSGDGIAPPQKVLFSPERLGLKWNQGHRIGSGLQNLGNTCFLNSTLQCLTYTAPLANYMLTREHSKTCHEPGFCMMCTMQNHIIQVFANSGNVIKPIGVLNELKRIGKHFRFGSQEDAHEFLRYTVDAMQKSCLPGTKLDRQTQATTFVHQIFGGYLRSRVKCLNCKAVSDTFDPYLDISLEIKTAPTLTKAFEQFVKPEQLEGDNAYKCSKCKKMVTASKRFTIHRSSNVLTISLKRFANFNGGKITKDVRYTEHLDLRPFMSQSHGEPQVYVLYAVLVHSGFSCHAGHYYCYIKASNGQWYQMNDSSVSLSDIKAVLNQQAYLLFYIRSPDLKNGSDFGHVNHTPGQSSPRPSIPLKMNGPQYTSSSFIGPQLPPHMMKNSSYINGHGSSKDYHSGSKPNRNFGGVTKVGSGPSHSSSSASSSSSSTSQSNQIVRPMGIPDSSKRPKLTFYIGQGKPVRPTQTQSSANCSASSLSQSTSTNTLKTTSGFPQTKQVNGTHTGAAFLVPYGQESSEESDQEAGTLENGTPRPPKITNGNGVKDDVQAHNSSSLPQHTSKTNGSNGFPELHGCENGSGSAHKSQNGIPKANGFNHTDEVTGTSHTSSQITNPSNNSDLQFDLKPGNGESCSKPPSTDLHQCSSPPSKREKLSSDSLAHSSTQMQSANPSNASLVSKTDNDVHVEAASKIESNQTHATHPAVQVNHSLHVGDGHTSPLRLKETLTCTEGEVKESKSPQFGSSEGRRPIEDRNRIVERPHFSSTLKDRDRYRHHREYDDRNRNRYGHSHRHEREYRPIRERSTSRERHYRDREGDRRWDRYTHHYREHPHSQRRIREERDRTRDGRYASGYDAYRSSGHHNKDGFSSNSHRGTDGGDRGRAIHTVSENNSRTRPSSPRSVSPLSGHHKRKRSLSADTRASSECRVKKAKKKKKNKDKHRRTEKDTSETNEDSSSRRHRRKKKKKKRRRWDEEKHHTEKDANHRRDEHESRSRNGGESRHHSSESHHNVNRGDHHKEDQQKLNGHKANGLNCYSGSEPDLCHTELEKDSKHKHDTTVNCTKTHSNRNGDVDDVYHRILADVKEVTNSH